Genomic window ([Eubacterium] hominis):
CATGTCCATCAATAAACAACTCATAACGATCTGCAAATCTTGGATCTTCAGGATTCTTTTTCGCCAATGGTGAAATTGATGTAGGGTGTCCATAGATATATGTAGGTTGTACTAGTGTTTCTTCTACATATTTTTCAAAGAACAAATTGATAATGTGCCCTACACTATTGTGTTTCTTTTCTACTTCGATTTCATGTTCTTTGGCGATTGCACACGCTTCTTCATAGCTCATTTCTTTCCAGAAATCTACACCGCATGCTTCTTTAATTGCATCCACCATGTGCAATCTTTTGAAAGGAGCTTTTAAAGAAATTTCTTTTTCTCCATATGTAATTTCTGTAGTACCAAGTACTTCCATAGCTACATATTCAAATAACCCTTCAATCAAATCCATCATACCATGTAAATCTGAATAAGCTACATAAGCTTCTACTGTAGTAAATTCTGGGTTATGTGTTGCATCCATTCCTTCGTTACGGAATAAACGACCTATTTCATAAACGCCTTCTAATCCACCAACAATTAATCTTTTTAAAGGTAATTCTGTTGCAATACGTAAATAGAAAGGCATATCTAATGTATTGTGATGTGTGATGAATGGTCTAGCAGCTGCTCCACCAAGAATTGGCTGTAACACTGGAGTTTCTACTTCTACTAATCCCTTTCCATCAAAGTAACGCTGAACTGCACGAATAATTTTTGGTCTTGTTAATGCAATACGTTTGCTGTTATCGTTCATAATCAAATCTACATAACGTCTACGATAACGTTCTTCTACATCCTGCAAACCGTGGAATTTTTCTGGTAGAGGACGTAATGCTTTTGTTAAGTGTGTATATACTGTCGCTTTAACAGATAATTCTCCATGATCCGTCTTCATAACAATACCTTCAATACCTACTATATCTCCGATATCTGATTTTTTGAATATTTCATACTGATCTTCTCCGATGACATCTTTACGCACATAAATCTGCATTCTGCCATCTAAATCCTGAATATGCATGAATCCAGCTTTTCCCTGGCGACGTTTTGTCATAATACGTCCAGCAATTTTAACAATTACGTTTTTTTCAACTAATTCTTCTTTTGTGAAATTTTCATATTCTGCGCGTATTTGTCCTGATTTGTGTGTTCTTTCATACGCATGTCCAAATGGATCAATGCCCATATCAATAAGGTCTTGCATCTTTTGGCGACGAATTTTTTCTTGTTCTGTCAACTTTTCCATGTTATTTACTCCTTTTCTTTTCATAATAAAAGCTCTCTTCCTCATAGGGACGAGAGCTTGATCGTGGTACCACCCTAATTCACTGTTTAGTTGCCTAAAACAGTCTTAGCGACTTTCATTAAGTCTATTCGTAACGTGAATGATTCGTCCTTTCGGAAGGCTCCAAGTCTTTGTTTCGAAATAAATTTCCATGCATCTTTTCCACCATCAAATGCTCTCTATTACTTCCATTTATTCTACTCTCTTATCAACGCCATATTTGCACATCTGATTATATATAGAATGAAGTTGTTTGTCAAACGAAATCTCTATTTTTTTAGCGATAAAATTTATCGTATTTTTTATTTATGAATTTTTTTATTTTTTTGAAAGCTTTTTATATATTATTTCGTATTATTAGTGAATGGAGGATATTTAAAATGAAAAAAAAGATTGTTACATTATTTATAGTGTTATTGATTGCAATAGGTGCTTTTGTTATATTAAAGCCAATTTACGCAGCTTCAGCTTCCTATTCTGGTGATAGATTCCATCATGAGGATTGTGATCAACACTCAGACAATCAGGATTGTCCAAACAGAAATGATCAAAACTGTTCACGAAAAATGAAAAGAACTCATCAAATGAATCAGGACTGTGTTGAAACTCATCAAAGTCAATACAAACATAACCATGATTGTGTTTCGCAAGTTGAACAAAATTGTGCATGGACTGTTAACACCCATCACCAAATGCACCACAAATAGTGTATAATACAATTAAATAAAAAAGAAATGAGGTTCTATGCGAAGCGAAGAGGAAATTATTCATGCCATTAATACTTATTCTGATATGGTAAAGCGTATATGCTTTATTCATTTAAAGCAAGATGCAGATGTTGAGGACATTTTTCAAGATGTCTTTTTAAAGTATGCAAATGGACCACATTTTGAAAGTGACGAGCATGAGAAAGCATGGCTTATAAGAGTAAGTATAAACGCATGTAAAGATTCTTTAACTTCCTGGTTCCATAAAAAAGTTATTTTGCATGATAATTTAGAAATCTATGAAAACATTCCCTTTCTAACTAAATCGCATGATGATCAAATACTCTCAAATGTATTAAAACTAAAGGAGAACTACCGCAATGTCATATATTTATATTACTATGAAGGTTATAAAATAAAAGAAATCGCCCAAATATTACATAAGAAAGAAAACACAATACATACATGGATGAAACGTGCGAAGGAAGAATTGCGCTATATGCTTGGAGGTGATTATCTTGAATAAACCACTACAATCTTTAGATCATATACACGCTGATAATGATTTAAAAGAAAAAACAATGCTTCATATATTGCAAGGAACAAAAAGAAAATCTCAATCACCAAAAGGAAAGTGGGCTTTCGCAATCTTACTTCTATGCTTTTTTATATCTTTTCCGATACTATATTTATTTAATTCATCACCTTCATCAGAAGATGATAGTAACATAGAAGCTATTGTGTCATTTGATATCAATCCCAGCATGGAATTTAAAGTCAATAAGGAATTAATCATTACCTCGATCAAGCCTTATAACCAAGACGCAAAAAAAATTATCTCCACTTTAAATTTAAAAGACAAGCGAATTGATGATGCAATTGATATATTATTACAAGATCCATTATATCGTACCTATTTTAAAGATGGTATATTAGAAATTGGAATTTATACAAAGAACAGTCAGTTATCTTCACAGCTTGATACCTTAGTTCAGGAAAAATTGCAATCTAAGCTTTCTACTTCACAATATCATTGTTCACATATTGACGAAGAAACACATACAGCTGCTCATAACTCACATACTTCTATAGGAAAATATCGTGTTATAGAAGAAATCCTGTCTTATGATAACAATTATTCTTTAGAAGGGTTATCAAATAAAAGCATGAAAGAATTATATAAGATTTTATCATTATATGATGCAAATAATATTCCAGAAAGCTGCCAAAAATCAACTAATGAAAATGGTCATCATGGAAAACATCACTAAAATATTATATGTAAAAACATTCAAGCAATTAATTTCATGATATACTAATTTATATTTATAAAGGATGTGAAATATGTCATGTCAGTTAATGAACTAAAATTAAGTAAAACGATATCCTATGCTCTGCGACATCACCCTGAAGAATTTAATCTTCAATTAGATGAAGAAGGGTGGTGCTTTATTGATGATTTGCTTAATGCTTTACAAACAGTCAATCAGTTACAAGATGTCACTCTTTCTGATCTCAAGAAAATGATTGCACATTCAGAAAAAAAGCGTTTTGAGTTAAAAAAAGATAAAATTCGTGCATATTACGGACATAGTTTTGATGTTAAAGTAAAATATAACGAAAAAAAGCCACCTGATTTCTTATATCATGGAACAGCAAGAAGATTTCTTGATTCTATCAAAAGACAAGGCCTTATTGCAAAGCAAAGACAATATGTGCATTTATCCAGTGATCGTCATACTGCCTATCTTGTTGGAAAACGTCACGATGATTATCCAATCATTTTAAAAATTAACGCAAAAGAAGCATTTGATGATGGAATTGTTTTTTATGATGCTAATGATACTACTTGGTTATGTGAAGCACTTCCAAAACAATATATTGATAACTTATAAAAAACCCAGAGCTTAACACGATTATACTAAGCTCTGGATTTTTTTAATCATAAGGTATTACTTCTACACTTTCTGTTTCAAAATCTACAAAAGTTTGAAATGCATTACGATGCTCATCCTCATCCCAAATTTCTACAAACTTTGGGGTCACTTCGATAATAATTTCACTATCTTCATGACTATATGCATTATAACTTTGCCAAAGATATTTTTTATACAGCGTTTCAAATTTGTGATCAGGCTCATCAACAACAAGCCCTTTATTTTCTGCAATACCTTCTACCTGTACACCTCCAACACAAAGTGCAACTCTTGGATTTTCGAATAACTGTTGGGTTTTCCTAAAGTTTTTATCTGTCTTAAAATAAATTTTATCATCATAAATCAAGCAGCTAACATTTCTAACCATCACATAATCATTTACACTGGATGCCAATGCCATAATCTTATAATCTCCTAATTTTTTAAATAATAAGTCTTTTCCTTCTTCGAATGTCATTTTCTTTTCCTCCTATCGTTTATACGCGAATCGATGAATCATAGGACTAATTTTTTTATATACAAGAAACGTAATTAATCCATTCACTCCTGTTTTAATCAAGTTGAACGGGATAATGCCTAACAACACCACTCCTTCAATTGAATTTACTGCTGGATTCACTTCTTTACACATAGCTAAAATATTACTCATATCCATTTGATAAAGTGAAACATAAAATGGAATAATCAGATATAGATTTGTAATTACTGCTGTTACAGTACAAATAACTATACCTAATAACATTCCAATAGCAGCACCATTTCTGGTTTTGTGTTTTAAATAATATGCACTTGCCGGAAGTATCAAGGCACAGCTTAATAGAAAGCTTTGTATTTCTCCAGTAAACATACTATTTGTACCATTGATAATTAGCTGAATCAATACTCTGACAATAATAATTGCAAGTGCGTTCCATGGCCCTAGGGCAAATCCTCCAATCAATTCAGGAATCAGTGCAAAATCAAAGCTCAGAAACGGTGGCAACAATGGTATCGGAAATCGAAATACCATTAAAATGGCACCTAATGCTGCTAATATTCCTATAAGAGCAAGATTTTTTGTCGTCATGTTTTTCAAACACAACACCTCCATTTCAAAAAAAAAACTGGAAACGAAAAAAAAACTTCGCCTCCAGGTGTACACAGAAAATGTCTTTTCTCATCCGGACTATTACCGTCGGTTCTGGAATCACACCAGATCAGCCGCGAATTTTGCGGGTCATGGACTTTACCATCGGTAGGGACTTACACCCCGCCACAAAGACTTTGATTCAATTTTGAAACAGTTTGTGTCTGACACATATCTGCTTGTTTTTTATTATAGTCCTATTTTTGATAATGAGCAAGCTTAATCTAAAAAAGAATGCTGTTTCCAACATTCTTTAATCTAAAATTTTAATGCTATTTATCACAGGCTGTTGTGATGCTTCAACTAATCCATTGTTATCAATTGCTTTTACTTTCTCAAGCTTATCTAATACATCCAGCCCTTTTGTGACTTTTCCAAATGCAGCATATTGCCCATCCAAATGAGAAGCCTTTTCATACATAATGAAGAATTGTGAACTGGCACTATTATAATCTTGCGAACGAGCCATTGATATAACGCCACGCTCATGTTTTATATTGTTTTCCACACCATTTGCACTAAATTCACCTTTGATTGTATGTTTAGATCCTCCAGTACCATTACCATTAGGATCCCCACCCTGAATCATAAAATCCTCAATATTACGATGGAATGTCAAGCCATCATAAAAACCGTCTTTTGCTAATTCCACGAAATTAGTAACAGTAATTGGCGCTGTATCTGCATCCAATTCTAATTCTATTGTCCCATAATCTTTCACATCAATAACTGCGTGATGCTTACCTTTTAATAAATTTTCTGAAACTTGCTCTGTAGGTTTAGGTGTTTCTTTTGTCCCACACGCACTTATCGTTAACATAAAACAAATCATCATACAAACAGATATAACCTTTCTCATTCTTTCACCGCCTTACAATTCATCTCCGCCATATATAAGTCTAAAATTTGGTTCATTTCATCAAATGTTTCCATTTTCGTTAATGCATCTTTTAATTTATGAGAACCAGGCAATCCTTTCACATACCATGCCGCATGTCCTCTCATTTCACGCATTCCTACATACTCACCTTTCAGATTGCATAATCGTTTTGCATGTAATCTTGCCATCATAAATTTTTCTTCCATAGACACTGGTGGTAATTGTTTTCCCGTATCAAGATAGTGCACTACTTCCTTAATTAACCAAGGATCTCCTAATACCCCTCTGCCAATCATTACTGCATCGCATCCTGTTTCATCCAGCATACGTTTTGCATCTTCTCCACTTCTTATATCTCCATTTCCCATAACAGGAATTGTAACTGCTTCTTTTACTTGTTTAATATAAGACCAATCTGCATGTCCTTCATACATCTGCTTTTTGGTTCTGCCATGAACTGCAATTGCTTTAACTCCTACTGCTTCTAAACCTTTAGCTAAATCTACACATGTAATTTGATCCATATCCCATCCAATACGCATTTTAACAGTAACTGGTTTTTCAACAGCTTCTACTACTGCTTTTGTCATTTTTGTTGCATGATCTACATCTTTCATTAATGCGCTTCCTGCTTGAGATTTAACAATTTTAGTCACTGGACATCCCATATTGATATCTATAATATCACAATCTGTTTTTGTATCTAAAAGCTTTGCTGCATAAACCATTGTTTCTATATCATGTCCAAAAATCTGCATCGTTAGAGGATGCTCGCCTTCTTCTACATCTGTCATACCAATAGTCTTTTCATTTTCATAATATAATGCCTTATCACTAACCATTTCTGTATAAATAAGACCTGCGCCAAACTCTTTACATATCACGCGAAACGCTGGATTGCTAATACCCGCCATAGGTGCAATTACAACCTGGTTTGCTATTTCTATATCTCCTATTTTCCAAGTATTATTTGGCATATTGTTCTAAAAACCTTTCTAGCTCTTTTAATTCTTCTTCATCAAATTTATATTTTTCACCACAAAAGTTACATGTAATTTCACATCCATGATCTTCTTCTATCATTTTCATACGTTCTTCTTTACTTAATGTTGTCAAAACACGTTTCATTTTGGCACGATCACAATCACATTTAAATTCGATTTCCTGTGTACTTAAAATCTTTATATCATCAAACATATCTTTTAATGCTGATTCTAAGCTTTCACTTTCATCAATTAAATTTGACATTGGTTTTAATTTTCCTAAAACAGCCTCAACCTTTACAATATCCTCTTCAGTAGCATCTGGTAACATTTGAATAATTAATGCTCCCGCTGCCTTAATTGAATCATCCGGATTCACTAAAACTCCAACAGATACTGCACTTGGCGTTTGTTCACTAACAGTAAAGTAATATGCAAAATCTTCTCCAATTTCACCACTTTGTAATGCTACAGTGCCTTTCCAATTTTCTTTCATATGGAAATCCTTTGTGACTTCTAAATATCCATCAGTACCAACAGCAGTACCCACAGCCAAATGACCATTATTATATTGCAGCATGATATGAGGATCACTGACAAATCCTCTTACATGTCCATCACTATAAGCATCAACCATTATAGTTCCAATTGGTCCATGTCCATTAATATTGATAGTTATTTGCTCTTGTTCACTTTTTAACATGCTACCCATTAAACTTGCTACAGATAATGTTCTACCCAATGCAGCAGCACTTGTAGGCCACATATCAAAACGTCTTCTTGCATCTTCTACCAGATTTGTACTGGCACACATATAAATACGTACACGCTCTTCGCATGCTAGCGCTTTTACTAAATAGTCCTTCATTGTAATCAACTCCAATTCTGCTATTGAAGTATATCATAATTTTTATTGAAATGCGATGAATTACATATTTAAAATCTGGAAGTATGATTCGAATATGATAATGTCTTAATGAAACCAAATTGATTTTGTCTTTAAAATCATTTATGATATGACCTTACTATGAAAGTGAGGTCTTTATGAGAAAGGTAAATTTAAGAATGAATGAACAATACAAATATGAGGTTATTAAAAAATTAGTTGATACACATGGAAACAAAAAGAATGCTGCTATCAAATTAAACTGCTCTGTTCGCACTATTGACAGATTGATTGTCAGATATAAAGCTGAAGGTAAGACTGGTTTTATCCACAAGAACAGAAACAGACAGCCTATCTCCACTTTCCCTGTCGAGGTCAAAAATAAAGTCATTGACCTTTATCGCACGAAATATTCTGGTGCCAATCTTCTTCATTTCTCACAGCTGCTTGCGAAGAAAGAGGATATCCATGTCAGTGACACTACTATCAATTATTGGCTCCGCAGTTGCGACATCCTTTCTCCTAAGGCTAGACGCAAAACTGTCAATACTCTTAACGCTGAACTGAGAAAACGTAAGAAAGCTGCTAAGACAAAAAAAGAGGCTGTTTCTATAGAAAATAAACTCGATCTACTTGATCGCTTCGATGCACATCCCAGACGCCCTAGATGCGCTTATTTTGGCGAGCTAGTCCAAATGGATGCTTCTCCTCATCTTTGGTTCGGTACCTCCATCACTCATCTCCATCTGGCCATTGATGACGCCACTGGTAAGATACTTGGTGCTTATTTTGATATGCAGGAAACGCTTAATGCGTATTATCAAATCACTCATCAAATCCTGATAGATTATGGCATCCCTGCCAAGTTTCTTACGGACCGCCGCACTGTGTTTGAGTACAAAAGAAAAAACGCATCCTCTGATGAAGAAGATACGTTCACGCAATTCTCTTATGCCTGCCATCAGTTAGGCATTGAATTGGAATGTACGAGCGTCCCGCAGGCGAAAGGTCGCGTAGAACGTCTTAATCAGACCCTACAATCAAGATTGGTCATTGAACTTAGGCTTGCGGGCATTACAACCATAGAGGAAGCCAATGAATTCTTAAAATCCTACCTAAAAGAATTCAACGCTATGTTCTCTCTACCAAACAATGATACTAAAACTGTGTTTGAAAAGCAACCATCAAAGCAAAAAATCAATCAGACGCTTGCCATTTTAAGCAACCGAAAACTTGATTCAGGTCATTGTATCCGCTATAAGAACAAGTATTTTATTCCTATAACGAAATCTGGTAGTAAAGCATATCTGAAAAAAGGTATGAATGTGATGGTGATCGAAGCATTTGATGGAAAGCTATATGCCAACATCCTAGATCATCTATTCGCTTTAGAAGAAATCCTAGAACGTGAGGCTACATCAAAGAACTTCGACACGCTCCTATCGAGGTGAAACAAAAAAAGCCTTATATTCCCCCTATGTCACATCCTTGGAAACAGGCTTCTTATCTTGCTTATGTGGCAAAGCAAAAGCACCGTCAATCCGGTGCTAATGTTTAATTATTTTTAAGACATTTTCATTTTTGCTTGACATGAATTACATATTTAAAATCTGGAAGTTTATACAATATATAAAAATAAAGTCCAGCCACTAAAAAAAGCTAAACTTTATTTTAATTATTATATGCACAAAGCTATCTACAAAAAATAAACAAAACTATAAGTTCCTAAGAAACTTGACATGGACATCCAACAATAAAACCACAAGCCATTATAATTGAAATCCACAAGTTCATGAGTAACTTGACGAACAAATAATATCACTTTCATATAGTTTTCCATTATTGAAATCCACAAGTTCATGAGTAACTTGACTGATTTACAGCCATTCTTTGATAAAGCAATAGAAATTGAAATCCACAAGTTCATGAGAAACTTGACTGTTTTTTTTGATGTTCAGCATTTCCATTTTTTCATTGAAATCCACAAGTTCATGAGAAACTTGACGGTGTAAGAACTGTATTAAAAGATCTAGGACGAATTGAAATCCACAAGTTCATGAGAAACTTGACCAACTAGAGTTGTAGATTTTGATAAAGCAACAAAAATTGAAATCCACAAGTTCATGAGAAACTTGACAAAGAAGTACGAAAATCTGTTATGAAATTAAATTATTGAAATCCACAAGTTCATGAGAAACTTGACAGGTCAAGGGATTTATGAGAGGAAAAGGCAATATATTGAAATCCACAAGTTCATGAGAAACTTGACATTGTCTAACATCTTACCAACGTCTGCTCCGTTATTGAAATCCACAAGTTCATGAGAAACTTGACTTTCAATACTAAAATTTCGGGTATTTCCATCAAATTGAAATCCACAAGTTCATGAGAAACTTGACGGAGATAGTAAGGAAGTTGCACAGGCATTAGAAATTGAAATCCACAAGTTCATGAGAAACTTGACCGCAAAAATATTATTTACTTGCTAACTTGTAACAAATTTCCATCAAATGAAATCTCTCTTTCTTTCAATCTGTTACATATCACTGATTAAGACACACAATTTAGCGCGAATCTCCTAGAGAAAACATGGGAGCTTAATATTCGCAAATCTTAAAATCTTGTTTTCCTATGATAATTATCATCGAACATGATAAATATCTGAAATAACTCTTCTGCTGAAAATTCAATTTTCCCTTGATATTTTTCAACAATCTGTTCAATATTTCGGAAACCAAAACCGTGCATATGATGATCCTTTTTATTACTAATTAAACGATCATCCTTTATAATCACTTCATCTTTATCATAAGAATTTGATAAATCAATATAAATAAAATCATCTTTATGTCCAATACTTAAACGGATTAATTTACGCTCACATTTACAAACCGCCTCTAAACTATTATCCAACAAATTTCCAAGCAAAATACATAAATCCATATCATCTAAAATTGCCAGCGTATCATTTATTTCCATAATAATCTTTACATCGGCCTCTTTCATTTCAGCCATCTTCGTGTTTAAGATATAGTTTAAAGTAGCACGTTTTGTATGAATGATTTCTGTATCCTTTACCACATGATAAACCTGCTCAATATAAGCCAAAGCATCATTATTTTTATCATTTTCAATCATATTATGTAAAAGATTTAAGTGATTTTTCATATCATGATTGATGGATCGATTTTTCTCATAGATACTTTGCAGGTCCTTATAATACATCTTATCCGCTTCCAACATTCGATTTCTCATTTGTTCCTCAGAAAGTTCCTCACCAGTCTGAAGTAACATGGCATACTGATTAAAGAAAATCAGATAAATTAAACTTAACATTAAAATCAACAGTAATACCATAACCGGATTAATTTTCTCTTGAATGAATAAAGATGAAATCACGATTACCAGAAAAAACAAAATAACTTCAGCAACCATAAAAGCTAATAACTGTCGCTTTAATTTTAATAATTCCAACAAGAATACTTTGTGCTTTTTAAAGTATAAGAAAACAGTTACGAATACAATTTTGCCTCCAATCACACAAACTGGATATACAAGACGATCTTGAAAAATTTGTTTTCCTACATCATCAATAAAACAATTTTCAATCAATAATGTAATAATATTAATCAAATACAAGACCGTAAATATAAATAATACATAGAAAAATGTTGTATATATCTTTTCATTAAAATTCATCCAACAATAGAATATCAACATGATGATTGCGAACAAAGTAAGATAAGGGAAATTTAATGTATCTAAACAATATGATGCCGCACTCATTCCCATACAATACAGCACTTTAATTAACTTACTTTTCTCTTTAAAAAACAGTCCTGGAAAACTTAAAATAATAAAATTTTCAAGCAGGGACATGCAGATGTACAAAATCATCATATGATCATTCTCCTTAAATTGCAGCGTATCGTCGTAATAAATTCAGCATATTGCGTTGACTAACGTCTAATTTCTGCCCGCCTTTCAAATATAAACAAAAATCCCTTCTATTAATATGATCAATATAATACGGATTCACCATACAGCCATTGCTTGTTAAAACGAATTTAAACTTTTCATGATCTTTATGAAATTGCCTAAATGTCGAGCGACGGCGGAATACTTTATTGTTTTTATCTAAAACACAAACATAATTACCTTCAGAATAGTAACATTGAATATCCTTATAGTTAATACGTTTTTTAACTTTCAACATATCATACACAATTACTTCATCACTTTGTTTGATAAATAAATCAGCTAATGCTTCAATTGCTTCATCAATTTCTTCCGCAACTCTGTTCTTGCGTATGAAACGCATCGCATGAAATTTATAACCTTCACAAATCAATTCCTCATGTGAACTAACAAAAATCACAGGGATAGCTTTGTCATTCATATAAATCTTTTCCGCTAATGCAAATCCTTTATTTTCATTTTGAAGCTCAATATCCAGAAAGTAAGCATCATAAATAAGTTTTTCTGGTTCAGAATCAAAACAAAAGATTCCCCATTCTGGATATCTATCCTGCATATATTCCTTTAATGTTTTTGAAAAATGTGGATCATCTTCAATAATTGCAACTGTATTATCCATAATTCCCAACCCCTTTTTTCACGCAACTTTATTCTACTACACTTTGCCCCTTAATGAATAATCTATAAAAGTTAATTTACATTATTTTCCGTAAGAAATATATTTTTTATCATTTTTATGCATCCTCTTACAAATGAAATCAATGCTTGTACTTTTATAGTATTTCCTGTAAGATTAATTACCTTGTTATGTTATAATGATACCATTGAAAGGAGATTTTTATGATAGAAAACTTGCCCCCTTTTTCAATTATTTTAGCACCAGCTTATCTGCATCCCATTTTGCGCGCAGATATCATGAAACAAACATCTGGCTGTATGGGATTACAGCTTTTATCACCACAAACTTTTTTTGCTTCTTTTACACAAAAACAGGCTAGAGATCATGTGGAAATTAGCTTTTTATATAAACAAAACATTGAAAAAATAATTTCACAATTACAAACATATCAAGCAATTGCTTTAACGCCGTCCTTCTTAATGGAATGTTATGATTTTATTGAAAGCATGAAATTTTATCACATATCCGTTGATGAACTTCCAGATAAAACGCAGGCACAACAGGAAATAAAGACAATTTTGAATAATATATTTCCAATCCAAACCGCACAGGATATATGGAATGAAGCTGTTCTAAGAGTTTCAGATTGTTCCAATGTTTATATTTATGATGCCTTTTATTCCTTAAAAGATGAAAAAATATTAAATATATTAACATCAAAAGGGGCGCACACCATCCCATTACCAAAGCCCCA
Coding sequences:
- a CDS encoding response regulator, which produces MDNTVAIIEDDPHFSKTLKEYMQDRYPEWGIFCFDSEPEKLIYDAYFLDIELQNENKGFALAEKIYMNDKAIPVIFVSSHEELICEGYKFHAMRFIRKNRVAEEIDEAIEALADLFIKQSDEVIVYDMLKVKKRINYKDIQCYYSEGNYVCVLDKNNKVFRRRSTFRQFHKDHEKFKFVLTSNGCMVNPYYIDHINRRDFCLYLKGGQKLDVSQRNMLNLLRRYAAI